In Melospiza melodia melodia isolate bMelMel2 unplaced genomic scaffold, bMelMel2.pri scaffold_194, whole genome shotgun sequence, a genomic segment contains:
- the LOC134433530 gene encoding basic salivary proline-rich protein 1-like, producing the protein MGTPKPQNPKNLRIPKTTGSPKTTGPQNCWDPKIPGHPKTTVTPKTPGPPNPRTPKTLGHLLMGTHQKHRDPKNRETLQNSLGHPKNPGHPMMGTPKPLGPQNHWDPKTLGHPQISQNAGTPKPLGPQNHWDPKTQDPKTLGHPQMGISKAWDPQKPLGPQNSGRPPDGDPKTPGHPKTPRTLQNSLGPPKLPGVPPNPDPQNYWDPKNRETQQNSLGHPKNPGHPMMGTPKPLGPPKPWNTPKWGSQKPLGPPKTTGIGNPKTPGHPQNFLGSPQIKTPKNSPGHPKNRWDTPKIPGPS; encoded by the exons atggggaccccaaaaccacaaaaccccaaaaacctcaggATCCCAAAAACCACTGGATCCCCAAAAACCACTGGACCCCAAAActgctgggaccccaaaatccccggacaccccaaaaccactgtgaccccaaaaaccccgggacccccaaaccccaggacccccaaaaccctggGACACCTCCTGATGGGGACCCACCAAAaacacagggaccccaaaaaccgcgAGACACTACAAAActccctgggacaccccaaaaacccaggACACCCCatgatggggaccccaaaaccactgGGACCC caaaaccactgggaccccaaaaccctggGACACCCCCAAATATCTCAGAAcgctgggaccccaaaaccactgggaccccaaaaccactgggaccccaaaacccaggaccccaaaaccctGGGGCACCCCCAAATGGGGATCTCAAAagcctgggacccccaaaaaccactgggaccccaaaac tctgGGAGACCTCctgatggggaccccaaaaccccgggacaccccaaaacccccaggacACTACAGaactccctgggacccccaaaactccctgggGTCCCCCCAAATCCAGACCCTCAAAACtactgggaccccaaaaaccgcGAGACACAACAAAActccctgggacaccccaaaaacccaggACACCCCatgatggggaccccaaaaccactgggacccccaaaaccctggAACACCCCCAAATGGGGATCTCAAAAGccactgggacccccaaaaaccactgggattgggaaccccaaaaccccgggacACCCCCAAAACTTCCTGGGGTCCCCCCAAATCAAGACCCCCAAAAACtccccgggacaccccaaaaaccgctgggacaccccaaaaatcccgggACCCTCCTga
- the LOC134433531 gene encoding PDZ domain-containing protein GIPC1-like isoform X1: MPLGLGRRKKPPPLVENEEGAGGRGGAPGEPGGAPGGVPGAAPPPQPLRPRLVFHTQLAHGSATGRVEGFGNVRELYGKIGEAFGIPPSEVLFCTLNTPQVDMEKLLGGQIGLEDFIFAHTRGRQKDVEVLKSEEALGLTITDNGAGYAFIKRIREGSVMARTPQVGVGDVLEALDGRSLVGTRHFEVARLLQELPRGHQFRLRLTEPRRAWDGIGPRSGGVSARGGPPQVLSGRGTLRLRSRGPATLQEQPSAFEERAVAKVDDLLESYMGIRDSELAATMVELGRDARDPDALAEALDAQLGDFAFPDEFVFDVWGAIGDAKAGRC; encoded by the exons ATGCCGCTGGGGCTGGGCCGCCGCAAGAAGCCGCCGCCGCTGGTGGAGAACGAGGAGGgggccggggggcgcgggggggccccGGGGGAGCCCGGGGGGGCcccggggggggtcccgggggcggCGCCCCCCCCGCAGCCGCTGCGGCCCCGCCTGGTGTTCCACACGCAGCTGGCGCACGGCAGCGCCACCGGGCGCGTGGAGGGCTTCGGGAACGTGCGGGAGCTGTACGGGAAGATCGGGGAGGCCTTCGGGATCCCCCCCAGCGAG gtgctgttCTGCACGCTGAACACGCCCCAGGTGGACATGGAGAAGCTCCTGGGCGGGCAGATCGGCCTCGAGGATTTCATCTTCGCACACACGCGCGGGCGCCAGAAGGACGTGGAGGTGTTGAAATCCGAGGAGGCGCTGGGGCTCACCATCACTGACAACGGGGCTGGATACGCCTTCAtcaag CGGATCCGCGAGGGCTCGGTGATGGCGCGCACGCCCCAG GTGGGCGTCGGGGACGTGCTGGAGGCGCTGGACGGGCGCAGCCTGGTGGGCACGCGGCACTTCGAGGTGGcgcggctgctgcaggagctgccccggGGACACCAGTTCAGGCTGAGGCTGACGGAGCCACGGAGAGCCTGGG acgGGATCGGGCCCCGTTCCGGGGGGGTCTCGGCTCGGGGGGGGCCCCCCCAGGTGCTCTCGGGCCGGGGGACGCTGAGGCTGCGCTCGAGGGGCCCGGCCACGCTGCAGGAGCAG CCGTCGGCGTTCGAGGAGCGCGCGGTGGCCAAGGTGGACGATCTGCTGGAGAGCTACATGGGCATCCGGGACAGCGAGCTGG ccgCCACCATGGTGGAGCTGGGCCGCGACGCCCGTGACCCCGACGCGCTGGCCGAGGCTCTGGACGCTCAGCTCGGCGACTTCGCCTTCCCCGACGAGTTCGTGTTCGACGTCTGGGGCGCCATCGGCGACGCCAAGGCCGGGCGGTGCTGA
- the LOC134433531 gene encoding PDZ domain-containing protein GIPC1-like isoform X2, whose product MPLGLGRRKKPPPLVENEEGAGGRGGAPGEPGGAPGGVPGAAPPPQPLRPRLVFHTQLAHGSATGRVEGFGNVRELYGKIGEAFGIPPSEVLFCTLNTPQVDMEKLLGGQIGLEDFIFAHTRGRQKDVEVLKSEEALGLTITDNGAGYAFIKRIREGSVMARTPQVGVGDVLEALDGRSLVGTRHFEVARLLQELPRGHQFRLRLTEPRRAWDGIGPRSGGVSARGGPPQVLSGRGTLRLRSRGPATLQEQPSAFEERAVAKVDDLLESYMGIRDSELAATMVELGRDARDPDALAEALDAQLGDFAFPDEFVFDVWGAIGDAKAGRC is encoded by the exons ATGCCGCTGGGGCTGGGCCGCCGCAAGAAGCCGCCGCCGCTGGTGGAGAACGAGGAGGgggccggggggcgcgggggggccccGGGGGAGCCCGGGGGGGCcccggggggggtcccgggggcggCGCCCCCCCCGCAGCCGCTGCGGCCCCGCCTGGTGTTCCACACGCAGCTGGCGCACGGCAGCGCCACCGGGCGCGTGGAGGGCTTCGGGAACGTGCGGGAGCTGTACGGGAAGATCGGGGAGGCCTTCGGGATCCCCCCCAGCGAG gtgctgttCTGCACGCTGAACACGCCCCAGGTGGACATGGAGAAGCTCCTGGGCGGGCAGATCGGCCTCGAGGATTTCATCTTCGCACACACGCGCGGGCGCCAGAAGGACGTGGAGGTGTTGAAATCCGAGGAGGCGCTGGGGCTCACCATCACTGACAACGGGGCTGGATACGCCTTCAtcaag AGGATCCGCGAGGGCTCGGTGATGGCGCGCACGCCCCAG GTGGGCGTCGGGGACGTGCTGGAGGCGCTGGACGGGCGCAGCCTGGTGGGCACGCGGCACTTCGAGGTGGcgcggctgctgcaggagctgccccggGGACACCAGTTCAGGCTGAGGCTGACGGAGCCACGGAGAGCCTGGG acgGGATCGGGCCCCGTTCCGGGGGGGTCTCGGCTCGGGGGGGGCCCCCCCAGGTGCTCTCGGGCCGGGGGACGCTGAGGCTGCGCTCGAGGGGCCCGGCCACGCTGCAGGAGCAG CCGTCGGCGTTCGAGGAGCGCGCGGTGGCCAAGGTGGACGATCTGCTGGAGAGCTACATGGGCATCCGGGACAGCGAGCTGG ccgCCACCATGGTGGAGCTGGGCCGCGACGCCCGTGACCCCGACGCGCTGGCCGAGGCTCTGGACGCTCAGCTCGGCGACTTCGCCTTCCCCGACGAGTTCGTGTTCGACGTCTGGGGCGCCATCGGCGACGCCAAGGCCGGGCGGTGCTGA
- the LOC134433535 gene encoding uncharacterized protein LOC134433535 isoform X1 — protein MGTGTGTGTHLGQGQGWIPGWGQGQGWGHTWDRDGDTPGMGTGTRMGTHLAQGQGHTWDRDGSQDGDRDKDGDTPGMGTHLAQEEGTRMGTHLAQGQSQGTAGSGTPLDPGLGSHLGQEWGQGRGHTWDGDRDTPGTETGTGTGTGTHVGQGHTWDRDRDGDRDTPGTGTHLGQGQGQGQEQRHTWDRDTRRTGTGTGTGTGTHLGQGQEHTWDRDRDRDTPGTGTHVGQGQGQGHTWDREKDRDSPGIQPGQCWDRDRSLNRDSAGTLLDTGHSQTPGHCWTQPDPRALLDTARPQDTAGHSQTPGHCWTLDTARPQDTAGHWTQPDPRTQLDIGHSQTPGHCWTLDTARPQDIAGHSQTPGHCWTLDTARPQDTAGHSQTPGHCWTLDTARPQDTAGHWTQPDTETGTVPGQGQGHCWTQQGQIPEQGQGHGWTLDRDRDTGHGQDRDRDGDTAGHWTRDRDTAGHNTAGHGTGTQLDTGQGTRTLLDTTAGAQSRDRSWDRDTAGHWTGTRTQLDTTQLDTGHSRDRDRDTAGHDSQIPGQGQGHSWTLDTAKSWDTARSQDSAGHGQDRHRDTAGQGQGQAQGHSWTLDSQVPGQGHSQDTAGQWDRDNSRTGTDPRTRLDNGTRTIPGQGQIPGPIPSWMPWDQQGCDRIPLDTPNGSQIPLNGSQIPLDRSWTPQTDPRSP, from the exons atggggacagggacagggacagggacacacctgggacagggacagggatggatcccaggatggggacagggacaaggatggggacacacctgggacagggatggggacactcctggaatggggacagggacaaggatggggacacacctggcacagggacagggacacacctgggacagggatggatcccaggatggggacagggacaaggatggggacacgcctgggatggggacacatcTGGCACAGGAAGaagggacaaggatggggacacac ctggcacAGGGACAATCCCAGGGCACAGCTGGATCTGGGACACCGTTGGATCCCGGGTTGGGGTCACATCTGGGACAggagtggggacagggacggggacacacctgggacggggacagggacacac ctgggacagagacagggacagggacggggacagggacacacgtgggacagggacacacctgggacagggacagggatggggacagggacacacctgggacagggacacacctgggacagggacagggacagggacaggaacagagacacacctgggacagggacacacgtaggacagggacagggacagggacagggacagggacacacctgggacagggacaggaacacacctgggacagggacagggacagggacacacctgggacagggacacacgtgggacagggacagggacagggacacacctgggacagggaaaaGGACAGGGACAGTCCAGGGATACAGCCAGGAcagtgctgggacagggacagatccctgaacagggacagtgctgggacactgctggacactggaCACAGCCAGACCCCAGGGCATTGCTGGACACAGCCAGACCCCAGGGCATTGCTGGACACAGCCAGaccccaggacactgctggacacagccagaccccaggacactgctggacattggacacagccagaccccaggacacagctggacactggacacagccagaccccaggacacagctggacaTTGGACACAGCCAGACCCCAGGACATTGCTGGACATTGGACACAGCCAGACCCCAGGACATTGCTGGACACAGCCAGaccccaggacactgctggacactggacacagccagaccccaggacactgctggacacagccagaccccaggacactgctggacactggacacagccagaccccaggacactgctggacactggaCACAACCAGACACTGAGACAGGGACAGttccaggacagggacagggacactgctggacacaACAGGGACAgatcccagagcagggacagggacacggctggacactggacagggacagggacactggacatggccaggacagggacagggatggggacacagctggacactggacacgggacagggacacagctggacacAACACAGCtggacacgggacagggacacagctggacacTGGACAGGGAACAAGGACACTGCTGGACACAACAGCCggagcccagagcagggacagatcctgggacagggacactgctggacactggacagggacaaggacacagctggacacaacacagctggacactggacacagccgggacagggacagggacactgctggacatGACAGCCAGatcccaggacagggacagggacacagctggacacTGGACACGGCCAAATCCTGGGACACGGCCAGATCCCAGGAcagtgctggacatggccaggacaggcacagggacacagctggacaggggcaggggcaggcacagggacacagctggacacTGGACAGCCAGGTcccaggacagggacactccCAGGACACGGCTGGACAATGGGACAGGGACAATTCCAGGACAGGGACAGATCCCAGGACACGGCTGGACAATGGGACACGGACAATTCCAGGACAGGGACAGATCCCAGGCCCGATTCCCTCCTGGATGCCGTGGGACCAACAAGGGTGTGACCGGATCCCCCTGGACACCCCAAATGGATCCCAGATCCCCCTGAATGGATCCCAGATCCCCCTGGATAGATCCTGGACTCCCCAAACGGATCCCAGATCCCCCTGA
- the LOC134433535 gene encoding putative per-hexamer repeat protein 5 isoform X2: protein MGTHLAQEEGTRMGTHLAQGQSQGTAGSGTPLDPGLGSHLGQEWGQGRGHTWDGDRDTPGTETGTGTGTGTHVGQGHTWDRDRDGDRDTPGTGTHLGQGQGQGQEQRHTWDRDTRRTGTGTGTGTGTHLGQGQEHTWDRDRDRDTPGTGTHVGQGQGQGHTWDREKDRDSPGIQPGQCWDRDRSLNRDSAGTLLDTGHSQTPGHCWTQPDPRALLDTARPQDTAGHSQTPGHCWTLDTARPQDTAGHWTQPDPRTQLDIGHSQTPGHCWTLDTARPQDIAGHSQTPGHCWTLDTARPQDTAGHSQTPGHCWTLDTARPQDTAGHWTQPDTETGTVPGQGQGHCWTQQGQIPEQGQGHGWTLDRDRDTGHGQDRDRDGDTAGHWTRDRDTAGHNTAGHGTGTQLDTGQGTRTLLDTTAGAQSRDRSWDRDTAGHWTGTRTQLDTTQLDTGHSRDRDRDTAGHDSQIPGQGQGHSWTLDTAKSWDTARSQDSAGHGQDRHRDTAGQGQGQAQGHSWTLDSQVPGQGHSQDTAGQWDRDNSRTGTDPRTRLDNGTRTIPGQGQIPGPIPSWMPWDQQGCDRIPLDTPNGSQIPLNGSQIPLDRSWTPQTDPRSP from the exons atggggacacatctGGCACAGGAAGaagggacaaggatggggacacacctggcacAGGGACAATCCCAGGGCACAGCTGGATCTGGGACACCGTTGGATCCCGGGTTGGGGTCACATCTGGGACAggagtggggacagggacggggacacacctgggacggggacagggacacac ctgggacagagacagggacagggacggggacagggacacacgtgggacagggacacacctgggacagggacagggatggggacagggacacacctgggacagggacacacctgggacagggacagggacagggacaggaacagagacacacctgggacagggacacacgtaggacagggacagggacagggacagggacagggacacacctgggacagggacaggaacacacctgggacagggacagggacagggacacacctgggacagggacacacgtgggacagggacagggacagggacacacctgggacagggaaaaGGACAGGGACAGTCCAGGGATACAGCCAGGAcagtgctgggacagggacagatccctgaacagggacagtgctgggacactgctggacactggaCACAGCCAGACCCCAGGGCATTGCTGGACACAGCCAGACCCCAGGGCATTGCTGGACACAGCCAGaccccaggacactgctggacacagccagaccccaggacactgctggacattggacacagccagaccccaggacacagctggacactggacacagccagaccccaggacacagctggacaTTGGACACAGCCAGACCCCAGGACATTGCTGGACATTGGACACAGCCAGACCCCAGGACATTGCTGGACACAGCCAGaccccaggacactgctggacactggacacagccagaccccaggacactgctggacacagccagaccccaggacactgctggacactggacacagccagaccccaggacactgctggacactggaCACAACCAGACACTGAGACAGGGACAGttccaggacagggacagggacactgctggacacaACAGGGACAgatcccagagcagggacagggacacggctggacactggacagggacagggacactggacatggccaggacagggacagggatggggacacagctggacactggacacgggacagggacacagctggacacAACACAGCtggacacgggacagggacacagctggacacTGGACAGGGAACAAGGACACTGCTGGACACAACAGCCggagcccagagcagggacagatcctgggacagggacactgctggacactggacagggacaaggacacagctggacacaacacagctggacactggacacagccgggacagggacagggacactgctggacatGACAGCCAGatcccaggacagggacagggacacagctggacacTGGACACGGCCAAATCCTGGGACACGGCCAGATCCCAGGAcagtgctggacatggccaggacaggcacagggacacagctggacaggggcaggggcaggcacagggacacagctggacacTGGACAGCCAGGTcccaggacagggacactccCAGGACACGGCTGGACAATGGGACAGGGACAATTCCAGGACAGGGACAGATCCCAGGACACGGCTGGACAATGGGACACGGACAATTCCAGGACAGGGACAGATCCCAGGCCCGATTCCCTCCTGGATGCCGTGGGACCAACAAGGGTGTGACCGGATCCCCCTGGACACCCCAAATGGATCCCAGATCCCCCTGAATGGATCCCAGATCCCCCTGGATAGATCCTGGACTCCCCAAACGGATCCCAGATCCCCCTGA